The Actinomycetota bacterium sequence ACCTCGATCGCCGCGTCGGTGAGCCAAGGCCGGGAGCGGCGGAAGTTGATCCATCGGCGGTGCTGGTCGGTCGCGGCGTGTTGCGGAGGGGACTCGGGCAGCGCGGGGCGGATCTCGTCGTCGGCGCCGGCCCCATCGCCCTTGGCGCCGGTCCAGCCGAGCTCGTCGCCGTAGTACACGCACGGTACGCCCGGCACGGTGAACAGGACGGCGAGCGCGAGCTCGAGGTGGGCGGGGTCGGCGAGGTTCGTAGCGATCCGGTTCACATCGTGGTTGCCCACGAAGGTCACGGGGGTGAACGACTGGGCGAATTGGCCGTGCCGGTCGAGGGCCCATGCCAGCTCCCACAGGTTGGCGTCGTTGAGGGAGGACCAGATCGCCTTGAACAACTCGTACTGCGTGACGCCGTCGAGCCCTGTCTCGCGGGCCAGACCGGCGTAGTCACCGTGGATGGCCTCGCCGAACAGGAACGCGTCGGGCCGCACGGCGCGCACGGCGGACGTGAGCGAGCGGAGAAACGGTCGGGGCAGGGCGTAGGCGACGTCGAAGCGCCAACCGTCGCCACCGCGGTCGAGCCAGTGGCACGCCACTTCCACCGCCCATGACAGGACCTCAGGGTTGTCGTGATCGAGCGTCGGCAG is a genomic window containing:
- a CDS encoding alpha-amylase, which gives rise to MLAEWLRGRTVYHVHVLRAVAERGLPALASWLDHVAALGCGAVLLTPVHESSNHGYDTVDALRLDPRLGSDADLDRFVAECRARDVRVFFDGVFNHAGRAFRRPEWLSERTWEGHDELPTLDHDNPEVLSWAVEVACHWLDRGGDGWRFDVAYALPRPFLRSLTSAVRAVRPDAFLFGEAIHGDYAGLARETGLDGVTQYELFKAIWSSLNDANLWELAWALDRHGQFAQSFTPVTFVGNHDVNRIATNLADPAHLELALAVLFTVPGVPCVYYGDELGWTGAKGDGAGADDEIRPALPESPPQHAATDQHRRWINFRRSRPWLTDAAIEVISKTNHRLQYQVADAVVTIDLDNGVQLDGFD